From the Dethiosulfovibrio russensis genome, the window GATGGCAACGGCCGGTTTTGCCGGAATGGTTATGCACTGTCTTTGCCGCGGCCTTGGACTGAACATCTGGATCACTTCGGCTGTGGTGGCCATGTCCGGATACAGCGCAGGTCAGCTGTTGGATTACGGACAGGAGCTACTTCTGAAGTGGCTGGAGCGTAAGGCGAGATAATAATGTGCCCTCTCGGGGATCTCCTCGAGAGGGCTATATATAATGTAAGAACTTTTTATTCCGTCGATTATTCTATGGTCTAATATCTTCTCTTTGTTCGTCCAGCCAGTCTGCCCACCATTGCATAAGCTCACGTCGTTGCAGGATGTATTCGGCGTGATTGTAAGCAGCTCTCACCTGGTTTTTCTGAACGTGAGCCAGCTGGCGCTCAATCACGTCCGGTGGCCAGCCATGCTCGTTGGCTATAGTGCTGAACATTGAGCGGAACCCGTGACCGGTCATCTCCTCTTGAGTGTATCCTAATCTGCGTAAAGCAGCTAAAACGGTGGCGTCGGACATCGGCTTGACCGTCGACCTTATCGATGGAAAAAGATACCGGGATTTGCCGGAAATCTCCTTGAGCTTATTGAGGACCTCTACTGTTTGACGTGATAAGGGTACCCAGTGAACTCGTTTCATCTTCATCTTTTCAGCCGGGATTTTCCAAGTAGCACCATCGAATTCAATCCATTCGGCCTTTCTCAATTCGCCTGGTCGGGCAAATGTGTATGCTTGGAATAAGAGTGCGTACTTGATCTGTCCAACCAATCCGGTATCAATATCTCTCATGAGTTGCCCAATCCGGGCGGGGTCGATGATGGTGGCCATGTGGGTAGTCTTGACCGGTTGCAGGGCTCCCTTGAGGTCGGCGGCGACATCTCTGTCGCACCTTCCGGTTGCCACCCCGTATCTAAGGATTTGACCACACATCTGGCGAGTTCGTCTGGCGGTTTCTATAGTTCCTCTGGCCTCTATTTTCCTGATGACTTGCAGCAACTCTGGAGCTGTAAGAGATCGGACGATTTTATCCCCTATGTGGGGAATTAGCAGGGTGTCTATTTTATAGACCAGAGTCTCGATGTATCGAGGTGCTTTCGTCGGCCTCATACGGACATCAAGCCATTCGTGGGCCAGTTTTGCGAAGGTTGTGTCTGTGGGGGATGTTGAAGACGATTTGATCTCATCTCTTATCTGACGAGCTCTCATGAGGGAGACCCCAGGATATTCTCCTAAGGT encodes:
- a CDS encoding tyrosine-type recombinase/integrase, with product MITDVEIRKTKPGDRVIRLVDERGLSLEIRPTGRKVWKLRIWKNGKESKKTLGEYPGVSLMRARQIRDEIKSSSTSPTDTTFAKLAHEWLDVRMRPTKAPRYIETLVYKIDTLLIPHIGDKIVRSLTAPELLQVIRKIEARGTIETARRTRQMCGQILRYGVATGRCDRDVAADLKGALQPVKTTHMATIIDPARIGQLMRDIDTGLVGQIKYALLFQAYTFARPGELRKAEWIEFDGATWKIPAEKMKMKRVHWVPLSRQTVEVLNKLKEISGKSRYLFPSIRSTVKPMSDATVLAALRRLGYTQEEMTGHGFRSMFSTIANEHGWPPDVIERQLAHVQKNQVRAAYNHAEYILQRRELMQWWADWLDEQREDIRP